The following DNA comes from Sphingomonas flavescens.
GGTGCCGCAGGACACGATCATCTTCGCAGCGTCGGCGCGCGACAATCTGCGCTACGGCAATTGGAACGCGACCGAGGACCAGCTTTGGCAGGCCGCACGCGACGCCAATGCCGAGCAATTCCTGCGCGCGCTGCCAGACGGCCTGGACACTTACATGGGGGAAGGCGGCGCCCGGCTGTCCGGTGGCCAGCGACAGCGCGTCGCGATCGCGCGCGCGCTGCTCCGCGACGCCCCGCTTCTGCTGCTCGACGAAGCCACGTCGGCCCTCGATGCGGAGAGCGAGCGACTGGTGCAGGACGCGCTCGACCGGCTGATGGAGCATCGCACCACCATCGTCATCGCGCATCGCCTGGCGACCGTCCGCGCCGCCGACCGCATCGTGGTGATGGACGGCGGGCGCATCGTCGAGGAAGGCACGCATGCCAGCCTCAGCGGCCACGGCGGTCTTTATGCGCGGCTGGCGCGGCTCCAGTTCGAAGAGCGCGCTGCCTGAGCATCCCTTGGCAGACCGTTAGCAGCCGCCCGTCGAAACACGGGTGGTGAAATCATCCGTAAGCCGTTCGATCGGCTTTCTTTTCTAAGTTGGGAAATGGGGCAAATCATGAAGAAGAATTTCACGCTGCTCGCCGGCGCGGCAGTGCTTATCGCGCTCGTGCCGCACGCCGCGGTGGCGCAGACGGCTGCGGCGCCTGAGGAATATAAGGGAATGACCTTCCCCGGCTGGGGCTTCAACAAGGCTGACCTCGACAAGTCGGTGAAGCCTAACGACGATTTCTTCAAATACGTCAACGGCAAGTGGTTCGCGAACGAGGTCATCCCGCCGCAATATCCTTACAGCGGCGCCGCGCTGCAGCTCCGCCTCGGCGCCGAAGGCGATGTGCGCGCGATCGTCGAAGAAATGGCGGCACGCCAATATCCGGCCGGCAGCCTCGAGCAGCGCATCGGCGATGCCTATCGTGCCTTCCTCGACGTCAATGCGATCAACGCAGCCGGGCTCGCGCCGGCGAAGCCCTATCTCGACCGAATTGGGGCGGCGAAGAGCCGTGAAGACCTCGCGCATCTGTTCGCGCAACCCGGGATTCCATCGCCGATCGGCGCGTTCGTCTCGATCGACCGGCAGGATCCCAATGCGAACACCGTCTATGCCGCAGCGGGTGGCCTCGGCCTGCCCGACCGCGACTATTACCTGGTCGACAGCCCGAAGAACCTCGAGATCCGCGCCAAGTACAAGGAGTACCTCGCGTTCCTGCTTGGCAAAGCCGGCTACGCTGATCCTAAGACGTCGGCCGAGCGCGTTTACGATCTCGAGCGGCAGTTCGCAGAAATCGGATGGGATCGTGCCCTTGCGCGGAACCCGGAGCTGACGACCAATCGGGTCACGCGCGCCGAGCTCGAGCAAATGGCGGGCGGCTTCCCAGTCGCGGCGATGCTCAATGACCTTCAACTTGGCACCCAGCCGAGCTTCATCGTCGCACAGGTGCCCCCGACGCAGGAGGAAATCTCCAAGCTTGGTCTCACTCCCGACCAGCTCAAGAAGCTGGGTGGCGGCGTCCCCGCGATGTTCGCGCTGCTGAATACGGCGCCGATGGACGACATCAAAGCCTGGGCTGCGGCCCGCTTCCTGTCGAGTCAGGCAGCGGTGCTGCCGAGCGACATCGACGATGCGAACTTTGGCTTTTACGGCAAGCTACTTACCGGCCGCACCGAACAGCGGCAGCGCTGGCAGCGCGCGCTAGACTTCGTGCAAGGTGCGATGGGCGAAGCGGTCGGCAAGATCTACGTCGAGCGCCATTTCCCGCCGTCAAGCAAGGCAGCGATGGAAACGCTGGTCGGGAATCTGCGCCTCGCGCTGGCGAGCAACCTCAAGGATCTTGCCTGGATGACGCCCGCGACCCGGGTCGAAGCGCGGAAGAAGCTCGACGCCTTCGGCGTGAAGATCGGCTACCCGGTGAAGTTCGAAACCTATGATGGACTGGTCATCACCCCGGGGCAGGCGCTGGCGAACAATGTGTCGGCGTCCGACTGGGCCTGGAAGGACCAACTCGACGACCTCAGCAAGCCGGTCGACAAGACCAAATGGCTGATGACGCCGCAAACGGTGAACGCCTATTACATGCCGCCGGCGAACGAGATCGTCTTCCCGGCCGCCTACCTGCAGCCGCCCTACTTTAATCCGAAGGCCGACGCGGCCGTGAATTACGGTGCGGTCGGCGCGACGATCGGGCATGAGATCGGCCACGGGTTCGACGACCAGGGCTCGCGCTACGACGGCACGGGCAAGCTGCGGAATTGGTGGACCGATACCGATCGCAAGACCTTCGACGCGCTCGGCGCGAAACTTGCCGCGCAATATGATCAGATCTGTCCGTACGACGACGGCAAGACTTGTCATAATGGCAAGCTGACGCTCGGCGAGAACATCGGGGATCTCGGCGGCATCTCGATGGCCTATCAGGCTTACAAGCTATCATTGAAGGGAAAGCCCGCGCCGGTCATCGACGGGCTGACCGGCGATCAACGCTTCTTCCTCAGCTACGCCCAGGCATGGCGCTGGAAGTATCGCGATGCCTTCGCGCGCCAGCTGCTGCAGACGGACTCACACTCGCTCGCGGAAGCGCGGGTCAATGCGGTCGTCCGCAACTTCGACCCCTGGTACAAGGCGTTCAACGTGAAGCCGGGCGACAAGCTGTACCTGGCGCCAAAGGACCGCGTCCGCATCTGGTAAAACAAAGCCGCCGGCTTGAGGGCCGGCGGCGTCCTGTTGACCTTCGCTCTGGCTTAGCTCGAGGAGCTGCCGCCCGAGCTTCCGCCGCCCCTTGGCTTGCGCGGCGTCGTGCTCCGTTTGCGCGTTCCGCTCGAACGCTTGGCGGTCCCAGTTGCTGCCTTAGCGGTCGTCCGCTTGGCGGCTGCCGGCTTGCGAGCAGCGGTGCTGCGGGTCGCACCGGTTGCGGCGCGCGATGCAGTGGCCCGCTTGGCGCCCGTACTACGCTTCGCCGAGTTCGCGCGCGAAGTCCCGCCGGTGGACGCTGCACGCTGCGGCGTCGCGTCGTCGTCGGTCCATTTGCCCGACATCACGCGCTGCGCGGCGTCGGCCACCGCCTCGGCGATCAGCGAGCCCAGCTTGGTTGCGCTGGCCATCATGTTGGTCGCCGCCTGCGACGCGGTGTCGGCCGCATCGAGACCCGCATCGCGGATCGCGCGGCGCGCCTTTGGACTCGCGCTGATCGCGGCGGCCGCGGCAGCGAGACCGGCGGCGAGCATTTCCTTGCTCATCGCCGCCTTGGCCAGCTTGTCGACCGTCTCGTTGCGTGTGGATGATTTCTGTGAAGGTTGTTTGGCCATCGCTTTAATCTCCCAAGGTTGCGGGAAAGACACATGGAGCCCGTAACGGTTCCCGAACGATGCCCGAAATGCGAGACATTTTCAAAGTTGCGCGCCGGAAAAATGTAAAGGGCACCGCTGCGTGTCGCAGCGATGCCCTTCGACATGGTCAGCGGCCGGAAGTGACGGCCGTTCGTCAGCGATTAGAGCTTACGAACACCCCTTTCCGACCTCTTAGCTGAACCATGAGACATCGGATCACCTCCTTTCGCTGCGTAATTGCAGGACCGAAGATGAGTCGCTTTGGCGCTTAAAACAAGACTTGTTCTCAGGTGAAATATCGTCAAACTCTTTGGCTTCGCGCCGGAAGCAAGACGGCTCAGGAGCGGCAATCCTCAATTACACGCGCGGGCTCGGGCCATGGCGGTACGACGAGCGCCGGCTGAGTCCCGATCGTATAGCCCACGCGGCCCCGGCTACTGACGATGGCATCGAGTAGCGGGTCGAACGCCGCCAGACTTATCGTCAGCCGGTTCGTCGCCGGATTGAAGCTTGCCGGTGCCTGCCGGGTCAATGAGCTGGTCCAAACCATGAGAAACGGCGCGGCGCCTGTTGCGGCGCGGGCAATGCTAATTCCCCGGGTCGCTCGCGTGCATTGGATCCACAATTGCGGATTGCCCGCGGCATCCTGAAAGCGCGCTTCGGTCCCGGCAGTCGTCGGCGCGTACACCCAATTTCCCGCGATAGGCTGGATTGTCGACAGATCCTGCGCGGCGAGGGGCGACGCTGTGGCAAGCGCGACTGCGGCAGCAAACGTTTTGGTCATGCGGTCAGCGATTGAGGCGATCGACCTTCGCCTGCAAGGCCGCGAGCTCGGCTTTCAACTGATCGACGTCACTGTTCGCCGATGGCGCCTCCGCCTTGGCCTTGGGCTTGCCGCCGAAGGCCGACGCAGCGTCCTCGAAAATCGCCATGTTGCGCTTCGCGAGATCCGCGAAGACGTTGCCGCTGAAGGCGTCTTTAACCGCGCTCTGGTTGCGCTGGAATGCGTCCATCGCCGCTTCCAGATACGACGGCACGAAGTTCTGCATCGAGTTGCCGTAAAGGCCGATCAGTTGCTTGAGGAAGTTGGTCGGCAGCATCGTACTTCCGCGCGCTTCCTCGTCGACGATGATCTGCGTCAGCACTGAGCGAGTGATATCCTCGCCGCTCTTCGCGTCGACCACTTCGAATTCCCGGCCCTCGCGAACCATTTGCGCGAGGCGGTCGAGCGTGATGTATGTCGAGCTCTCGGTGTCGTAGAGACGCCGGTTCGCATATTTCTTGATCGTTACCTTGCCCGATGCCTTGGTCATGAACAGCTCTCCAGACGCGAGACGCGGCTTACTACCGCAACAGTGTGCACTGCAACATGAACCGGTGACGCACCGTGCACCGCGGCCGTTGCCGCTGTTCCTCGACCTTGTCCGCCAAGTGTCGATGCGCGATCCGGAACTGGGCGCCGACGCACTCGCGGGATTGCGCGCCTATGAGCATTCACCCCGGCGCGATCGCCCTGCGGCAGGAGCGGAGCTCGCGCGCGTTCACGGTGCAACGCTCCGCGATCACGGCGGCGACGGTCTGCCGGTCGTGCTGTTGCCGTCGCTGATCAATCCGCCCCGCATTCTCGACCTCGACGAGGAAGTGTCGCTGACCGGCGCGATCGCGGGGATGAGCCGCCGCGTAATGCTGCTCGATTGGGGGGTCGCAAGCGAGCGAAAGGAACTCAGCGTCGCGGGCCACATCGAACAATTGCTGCTGCCATTGCTGCGCAGCATCGGCGAACCCGTGTCGCTGGTCGGCTATTGCCTCGGCGGCACGATGGCGATCGCCGCCGCTGAATTGATGGAAGTCGAACGCGTCGCGACGCTTGCCGCGCCATGGCACTTCGCGCGCTATCCTGATGAGTCGAAGCAGGCGCTGCAGGACATGTGGCGCCATTCGCAAGCGGCGGCCCGAGCCCTCGGCGCATTGCCGATGGAGGTTCTGCAGGCGGCTTTCTGGTCGCTCGACCCGGAACGGACTGTACGCAAGTTCGCCGAGTTCGGTCGGCTTGATCCAGCCAGCGCGAACGCACGCCGTTTCGTCGAGCTGGAGGAGTGGGCCAATGAGGGTGAGCCCCTGCCCTACCCCGCCGCTCAGGAACTGGTTGAAGGCCTGTTCAGCGACGACTTGCCGGGAAGTGGGAGGTGGCAGGTCGCCGGCCATACCGTGTCTGGCCAACCCGACGTGCCGACGGTCCATTTGACCGCCGACCGCGACCTCATCGCGCCGCCGCAAACCGCCGCAACCGGTCCAAACGTTGTCATCCCGTCCGGTCATGTCGGCATGATCGTCGGCTCAGCCCGCCAGCGCCTCCACGAAGAACTCCGCGAATTCCTGACGCCTTGCCGCTAGGCCCAGGCCTCGCTAAGCCGCGCCGCGAAGCACCCGTAGCTCAGCTGGATAGAGCGCTGCCCTCCGAAGGCAGAGGTCACAGGTTCGAATCCTGTCGGGTGCGCCACTCCCGTGCAAAACTGGGCACCTTCGTGCCACCGCTTGCAGCCGTCGCTATTACGGCTCTTTCCAAGGCTTTCCGCGAGCCTCCGATATGGACCTTGTCAGTTTCGACCGTCACCTCATCGATGAGTAGACGTGTGTAGGCTTGGCGCAGAGCTGGATTGTCCGCCCGAAGACCATCTCTAAGCAGCTTGCCGAACCGCCCAATTACATCAGGCGTAATGCGACGCTGGCTGGAGGTGAGCTGTCGCTCCAGCGACGTGATGTCCGCTGTGAGAGCCGCGATACGCTGACGATGATGGGTCAAGCGCTCGGCGAAGTCCCGGTCGCCAGGTGACGCTAGGCCGGACTCCACCAGTTCATAAAGCCGGTTCAGCGCACCCTCGCTGTTCGTCCTGGCACCGCGGAGCAACGCCAGCTCCTCACGTCTGCGCTTGTCAGACTCGTCGCTCTTCTCCAGAAATGCCGTCAGCAGCTCAGGAAGCCGCTCGGGTGCCAATACTCGTGTTTTGTCTTTATGACCTTACGCGATCTGCAGTGAACCTTTGCGATTGCGGCTTCGGCGCATGGCCACTCCGATCCCGCCGAACCCGAGGAGCATCATGGCCCACGTCGCCGGCTCGGGAACCGCGCGAACGAGTTCAGCTGACGCTACCGGTAGCACGGTCAGATAGCCGTTAGTGCCGTTGACCTCACCCGGCGTTCCCGCACCCGGGCCCGCAGGGACCGTCAATCCGTGGAGGACGATCTCGCGTAAGCTAAGTTCATCAAGATTGGGGCCGAGCAAGCTCATAATGTTGAAACCGGCACCGTAGATGGTGGGATCGAGCAAATTAAACGTTCGATTGAAGTCGACCACGCCGTCCATGTTGGGGTCGGTGTTCATGAAATCGACGAGGATCGGCCCATAGGTTACTTGGCCCTCGGCAAGCTCGACGTAGCCATCGCGGTCCGTGTCCTGGGCGAGGGTCGGCGTTGTTGAGTCCAAAGGCATGCCATTCGCGTCGACACGACCATGAATGTGCCCGACATGGACGCCGCCGGGTTCAAGACCCATCACATGGATCATGACGTTGAGTGTTTTTGCATTTGCGTCGAGGGTTAGCGTGGTTGTTCCGCTCGCGCTGCTCCCGTTGAGTGCCGTAAAGGTCCCCGTATAGACCTGCGCCGAGGCGATTTGCGGGGTTGCCGCTGCAGCAAGAACGCACGCGATTGCTGCCGGACGCGTAAGCGCGCCCTTCAAGCTGTTCATCATTAAGATGTTCCTTCCCTGCCTCGCAAACGCGCAGCAAGATACGAGGCGCCGAGGTTACGCCGCTGCTGCAAAGCTTTGATCTGGAACAGTTTTGCGATGGTTAACGAAAATTAATCGAGGAAGTTCCGGGTGATGCGGACATGTCCGTCAATCGGATGCATTTCTTCAGAACTTCGCCTGCGACTGGTGAACTGAACCACCGGTGTCAGTGTCTGCTTTCCACCCAGAGCTGGCAATAGCGCTGACCCGGTCCAGGTGAGCCAAATTGAGTGAATCGCCCTCCCCGCTTACGCCAGAGAGAAAAAGGGTGAGCCAAAACCGGCATAAAAAGCACGCGGGCGAGGCGCGGGGACAAGCGCGCCGCGCGACACGCGCGAGCTTGAGTGAAATCGAGTGAATCGCCCTCCCCTCTCGTCACAGAGGGGAGACAGGTGAGTGAAAACCGACACGAAAAGCACGCGGGCGAGGCGCGGGGCTAAGCGCGGCGCGACACGCTCGACCTTGAGTGAAATCGAGTGGATCCCTCTGCCCTCTAATCGCAGAGAGGAAGCAGTTGAGTGAAAACCGATATGAAAAGTAGGCGGGCGAGGCGCGGGGCTAAGCGCGGCGCGGGTTGGTCATTGGCCTCGGCTAATGTCAGCTTTCGACCCTTTGCCGACATTAGACATGATGGAAAAATGACCGCACCAGCCGGGGATCGGTCGTAATGAGCCGAGCGTCAGACGCTTATCGCGAGCAATCTCAATTGCGCCGCTAACTGGCTGATCGCATCAAAGACATTGAAACAATCGCTAATTTGCTCGACGTCGCTAATCAGTATGACAACTCCGACGAGGCTGCAAAAAGAAAGGACGCAGGTTTGTAATGGCCGAGTTAAGTGTCACAGGTCGGTTGATCAGATTGATAAAATGGCAATCAACGTGCCGCTGATGGTGGCATTTTCGTGTCACGATCGTCGTGACCAATTATAAAGGATGCGCTGAGATTACGCGCAATCTGTTCGATTCGGTCCATCGAGGCTAACGAGTCAGCTCGGCTCGTATTGATTTTCGGCACGCCATGGATCCGAATTTGCTCTCGGAAGTGCCACAGGTCGCCGGTGAGAATGACTGACCCGGATGACAATTTGATCAACAAGGAATGATGTCCCGGCGTGTGCCCGGGCGTAGCGAGCATGATGACGCGGCCATCGCCGAATATATCTCGGTCGCCGACGACGCCGTCGACTTTCGCACCCCCGGTCAGCCATGGCCCGAATTCCGACCGCTCGAGGTTGAAGGCGGCTGCGGTGCTTCTGACGACCTCAAGGTCTTGTTGACCGATCATGAGCGTCGCCCAAGGTAAAGTCGCAAGCTGACCGCTATGATCGGAATGATAATGGCTGAGCGCGACTAGCTTCACCTGTCGGGGGTCGACCTTCATCGCCGAAAGCTGAGCAAGGATCGTCTTTGACAAGATCGCGCGGCCGCCGCCGACGCTGCGCCGTCCCGCACCCAGCCGAGACAGTGGCAGGCCCGCGTCCCAGAGCAGGAAGCGATCTCCGTCCCTGATCAGGTAGCAACTGACCACGACAGTCTTGTGCACGCCGGCAAGGGCGAAGCTGTCGTTCAGGAAATCAGCATCGGGGATATCGACCGAACCGCAATCCAGTCGCCACAACTCCAAACGGTTCGGCGTAGCCGCGAGGGCTTGAGGCCACGCCAACAAGGCCGCCAATGCAACCGCTCCCCACACGTGGCGGAACGCGTAGTGAAGCCGTTTCATGCCGATCTTCTTATTCTCTCCCGGTTCCTGCTGGCCCCGCCGGCGGCGCCGCTGACTTTGCCTGCGGATTCACCGCAGGTGTCGTCAGCGGCAAGGTCGCACCGCGATGGCAGGTGAAACATGATACTTTGATCGCTCCGTGGGCAGGCACGCCAAAATCCCGCTGATTGATGCCCTGGACCATTGCGAGCATTTTTCTTGCGATGCGCTTTTCGGGGTTTGCGTCGGAAGCGAAGTTTAGTCCGGTTGCCGGTTGAGAATTCTCGACATGACAGAATGAGCATTTCACGCCGAGCGCTTGCGTAAAGGACCGCATGTTGGCCATGAGCTCAGGACGCGGAATATCCTTGGGGAAGAACTGCAAATTG
Coding sequences within:
- a CDS encoding M13 family metallopeptidase gives rise to the protein MKKNFTLLAGAAVLIALVPHAAVAQTAAAPEEYKGMTFPGWGFNKADLDKSVKPNDDFFKYVNGKWFANEVIPPQYPYSGAALQLRLGAEGDVRAIVEEMAARQYPAGSLEQRIGDAYRAFLDVNAINAAGLAPAKPYLDRIGAAKSREDLAHLFAQPGIPSPIGAFVSIDRQDPNANTVYAAAGGLGLPDRDYYLVDSPKNLEIRAKYKEYLAFLLGKAGYADPKTSAERVYDLERQFAEIGWDRALARNPELTTNRVTRAELEQMAGGFPVAAMLNDLQLGTQPSFIVAQVPPTQEEISKLGLTPDQLKKLGGGVPAMFALLNTAPMDDIKAWAAARFLSSQAAVLPSDIDDANFGFYGKLLTGRTEQRQRWQRALDFVQGAMGEAVGKIYVERHFPPSSKAAMETLVGNLRLALASNLKDLAWMTPATRVEARKKLDAFGVKIGYPVKFETYDGLVITPGQALANNVSASDWAWKDQLDDLSKPVDKTKWLMTPQTVNAYYMPPANEIVFPAAYLQPPYFNPKADAAVNYGAVGATIGHEIGHGFDDQGSRYDGTGKLRNWWTDTDRKTFDALGAKLAAQYDQICPYDDGKTCHNGKLTLGENIGDLGGISMAYQAYKLSLKGKPAPVIDGLTGDQRFFLSYAQAWRWKYRDAFARQLLQTDSHSLAEARVNAVVRNFDPWYKAFNVKPGDKLYLAPKDRVRIW
- the phaR gene encoding polyhydroxyalkanoate synthesis repressor PhaR, yielding MTKASGKVTIKKYANRRLYDTESSTYITLDRLAQMVREGREFEVVDAKSGEDITRSVLTQIIVDEEARGSTMLPTNFLKQLIGLYGNSMQNFVPSYLEAAMDAFQRNQSAVKDAFSGNVFADLAKRNMAIFEDAASAFGGKPKAKAEAPSANSDVDQLKAELAALQAKVDRLNR
- a CDS encoding alpha/beta hydrolase, with translation MTHRAPRPLPLFLDLVRQVSMRDPELGADALAGLRAYEHSPRRDRPAAGAELARVHGATLRDHGGDGLPVVLLPSLINPPRILDLDEEVSLTGAIAGMSRRVMLLDWGVASERKELSVAGHIEQLLLPLLRSIGEPVSLVGYCLGGTMAIAAAELMEVERVATLAAPWHFARYPDESKQALQDMWRHSQAAARALGALPMEVLQAAFWSLDPERTVRKFAEFGRLDPASANARRFVELEEWANEGEPLPYPAAQELVEGLFSDDLPGSGRWQVAGHTVSGQPDVPTVHLTADRDLIAPPQTAATGPNVVIPSGHVGMIVGSARQRLHEELREFLTPCR
- a CDS encoding PEPxxWA-CTERM sorting domain-containing protein is translated as MMNSLKGALTRPAAIACVLAAAATPQIASAQVYTGTFTALNGSSASGTTTLTLDANAKTLNVMIHVMGLEPGGVHVGHIHGRVDANGMPLDSTTPTLAQDTDRDGYVELAEGQVTYGPILVDFMNTDPNMDGVVDFNRTFNLLDPTIYGAGFNIMSLLGPNLDELSLREIVLHGLTVPAGPGAGTPGEVNGTNGYLTVLPVASAELVRAVPEPATWAMMLLGFGGIGVAMRRSRNRKGSLQIA
- a CDS encoding N-acyl homoserine lactonase family protein; its protein translation is MKRLHYAFRHVWGAVALAALLAWPQALAATPNRLELWRLDCGSVDIPDADFLNDSFALAGVHKTVVVSCYLIRDGDRFLLWDAGLPLSRLGAGRRSVGGGRAILSKTILAQLSAMKVDPRQVKLVALSHYHSDHSGQLATLPWATLMIGQQDLEVVRSTAAAFNLERSEFGPWLTGGAKVDGVVGDRDIFGDGRVIMLATPGHTPGHHSLLIKLSSGSVILTGDLWHFREQIRIHGVPKINTSRADSLASMDRIEQIARNLSASFIIGHDDRDTKMPPSAAR
- a CDS encoding c-type cytochrome, which gives rise to MTHLDLPKLALMAATAAFGLSVANAQSPAPSRAPEMPAPSNLQFFPKDIPRPELMANMRSFTQALGVKCSFCHVENSQPATGLNFASDANPEKRIARKMLAMVQGINQRDFGVPAHGAIKVSCFTCHRGATLPLTTPAVNPQAKSAAPPAGPAGTGRE